The genome window TGTCTCGACCCTGTGCACTGGCATGGCGGCCAGCATGGGCGCCTTCTTGCTGGCGGCGGGTGCCAAGGGCAAGCGTTTTGCGCTGCCCAACTCCAAGGTCATGATCCACCAGCCCTTGGGCGGTATGCAGGGCCAGGCCACCGAGATCGAGATCCATGCACGCGAGATCCTCAAGACTCGCGAGCAGCTCAACAACATCCTGGCCGAGCGCACGGGTCAATCGCTGGAGAAGATCCAGCGCGACACCGAGCGTGACTACTTCCTGTCGGCCGACGAGGCCAAGGAATACGGCCTGGTGGACCAGGTGATCAGCAAGCGCTCCTGATCGCCACAGGCTTACACAGCGGCGTTTTCCCCGGGGAAGA of Neosynechococcus sphagnicola sy1 contains these proteins:
- a CDS encoding ATP-dependent Clp protease proteolytic subunit, which translates into the protein VSTLCTGMAASMGAFLLAAGAKGKRFALPNSKVMIHQPLGGMQGQATEIEIHAREILKTREQLNNILAERTGQSLEKIQRDTERDYFLSADEAKEYGLVDQVISKRS